The following proteins come from a genomic window of Candidatus Methylomirabilis sp.:
- a CDS encoding enediyne biosynthesis protein UnbU — translation LLFTFYMVPDPGTTPSAPRRQALFGASVAAAYGLLLSLHVTFAPFFGLCLVCGVRGIALHLAPYREANRRAAAPSAAPALAAATPDEVPASVASAPARDGA, via the coding sequence TCCTCCTCTTCACCTTCTACATGGTCCCCGATCCCGGCACCACGCCCTCCGCGCCCCGCCGGCAGGCCCTCTTCGGCGCCAGCGTGGCCGCGGCCTACGGCCTTCTCCTCTCCCTCCACGTCACCTTTGCTCCCTTCTTCGGTCTCTGCCTGGTCTGCGGAGTCCGGGGAATCGCCCTCCACCTCGCCCCCTACCGGGAGGCGAACCGCCGGGCCGCCGCCCCCTCGGCCGCCCCCGCCCTGGCCGCCGCCACGCCCGACGAGGTCCCCGCCAGCGTGGCCAGCGCCCCGGCGCGCGACGGGGCGTGA